A DNA window from Paenibacillus sp. HWE-109 contains the following coding sequences:
- a CDS encoding flagellar biosynthesis protein FlgA, whose translation MLNRRRSLLISVVSAVLAAALVYGVYVLQVNQVELQMTIRVVVPKDFIRAGVLVREDMLEFRMVQKGSYTLSMLTKMDEVVGQETLIPLGKQEPILRWKVNRYHLLPNERQATFQVPKEYLLSVSNGIRAGDRVRVYLSSADGSSRRLFEEQEITVASVKSSANVEVDNPKNSNLLSKVEGDKEKMYASRLEANGAIDQINLNLAESEWLEIDQLCSSKKAKLVIAFSSTSILAED comes from the coding sequence ATGTTGAATCGCAGGAGAAGCCTGCTTATTAGTGTGGTTTCAGCGGTGTTAGCGGCGGCTTTGGTGTATGGGGTATATGTGCTGCAAGTGAATCAAGTGGAACTGCAGATGACGATTCGGGTGGTGGTGCCTAAGGATTTTATTCGTGCAGGTGTCCTCGTTCGAGAGGATATGTTGGAGTTTAGAATGGTTCAGAAAGGTAGTTATACCTTAAGCATGCTGACGAAGATGGATGAGGTGGTTGGGCAGGAGACACTGATTCCACTAGGGAAGCAAGAACCTATTCTGAGGTGGAAAGTGAATCGCTATCACTTGCTTCCGAATGAGCGGCAGGCTACTTTTCAAGTGCCTAAAGAGTACTTGTTATCGGTTTCCAATGGCATTCGTGCTGGGGACAGAGTTCGGGTCTATTTGTCATCTGCGGATGGCAGTTCGCGGAGACTTTTTGAAGAGCAAGAGATTACAGTTGCCTCAGTGAAGTCCTCTGCTAATGTCGAGGTGGATAATCCGAAGAATTCAAACCTGCTTTCCAAAGTAGAGGGGGACAAGGAGAAGATGTACGCCTCCCGCTTGGAAGCCAACGGAGCAATTGACCAGATTAATCTGAATCTAGCCGAGAGCGAGTGGCTTGAGATCGATCAATTGTGCAGCTCGAAGAAAGCGAAGCTGGTCATTGCCTTTAGCTCGACTTCGATTCTGGCAGAAGATTGA
- a CDS encoding ATPase, T2SS/T4P/T4SS family — translation MSEERFSIITYMHDRKMEHSQNGLMKTAYDSEVPINRPHANQDDTVFNQWVEDIRSELVTMRGRTEAEKQLYNETLNRAVLGYEEDRGKLLAIIHDLVSKRRISGAAPRTIGYSTLPEAIFAEIIGLNVLELILKQKEGLEEIQVVGRQIFEVRGGMSAPSAYMLPSVRELERIQQNLVLFNNDTLSPRKRWAEVMLRDGSRVTMTGFGFTAEPTLTIRFYTVKRFDLATLSTAELATMNSRMEKLILSFIRAYFNIVVIGSTNAGKTNLIKAIIAEMDNNERIITIESRFELNLKRDFPRKNIVEYEIDEDDPRHSGLQAFKLALRQSPKRIVHAEIRDEDANLYVRACTRGHEGSITSVHVSQLEDVPDAITDMCMLDGRGMNPSRLTKRITEYVTQIGLEMAVVQGKRKIVRIVEYRYQHDEVCVTDLAAYDKSTEDWTFPGKLSLHASQKIAKSDPDGYVLLSKLGFIEKEGE, via the coding sequence GTGAGCGAAGAGCGGTTTTCGATTATAACTTATATGCATGACCGCAAAATGGAACATAGCCAGAATGGTCTAATGAAAACCGCTTATGACTCAGAAGTGCCAATTAATCGGCCACATGCTAATCAGGATGATACGGTTTTCAATCAATGGGTTGAAGACATACGCAGTGAGCTCGTAACGATGAGAGGAAGGACAGAGGCTGAAAAGCAGCTGTACAATGAGACTTTGAATCGAGCGGTTCTGGGTTATGAAGAGGACCGAGGAAAGCTGCTAGCTATCATCCATGACTTGGTTTCCAAAAGAAGAATCTCAGGAGCAGCACCTAGAACAATTGGTTATTCAACGCTGCCTGAAGCTATATTTGCTGAGATCATTGGGTTAAATGTACTTGAATTAATACTTAAACAGAAGGAGGGACTTGAAGAGATTCAGGTCGTAGGAAGGCAGATTTTTGAAGTGCGCGGAGGAATGTCCGCACCGTCTGCTTATATGCTGCCATCTGTGCGCGAATTAGAACGAATTCAGCAAAATTTGGTGCTTTTTAATAATGATACGTTGAGCCCTAGAAAACGATGGGCAGAAGTTATGCTGCGCGATGGATCGAGGGTTACCATGACAGGCTTTGGATTTACAGCCGAACCCACCTTAACGATCCGCTTCTATACAGTCAAACGCTTTGATTTGGCCACACTTTCGACTGCTGAATTAGCGACGATGAACAGCAGGATGGAGAAACTAATTCTAAGTTTTATCCGTGCGTATTTTAATATAGTTGTAATAGGTTCGACAAACGCTGGAAAGACCAATTTAATTAAAGCAATCATAGCTGAAATGGATAATAACGAACGAATTATTACGATTGAATCCAGATTCGAACTTAATTTAAAGCGGGATTTTCCCCGGAAAAATATCGTCGAATACGAAATTGATGAGGATGATCCGAGGCATTCCGGTCTGCAAGCATTTAAATTGGCTCTAAGGCAATCGCCCAAACGCATTGTTCATGCCGAAATTCGTGATGAGGATGCTAATTTATACGTAAGGGCATGTACTCGCGGGCATGAGGGAAGCATCACATCCGTACATGTGAGTCAGTTGGAAGATGTTCCTGATGCAATTACAGATATGTGTATGCTGGATGGCAGAGGAATGAATCCAAGCCGTTTAACAAAAAGAATTACGGAATATGTGACTCAAATCGGGTTGGAGATGGCGGTTGTGCAGGGAAAACGAAAAATCGTACGAATCGTCGAATATCGGTATCAACATGACGAGGTTTGCGTCACGGATCTAGCAGCTTATGACAAGTCGACAGAGGATTGGACATTTCCCGGGAAATTGTCGCTTCATGCATCGCAGAAAATCGCTAAGTCTGACCCAGATGGGTATGTTTTGTTATCAAAGCTCGGTTTTATCGAGAAAGAAGGCGAGTAA
- a CDS encoding M24 family metallopeptidase yields the protein MNIFEQRQRWLQGEMVKRGWSGFLVTQNVDIYYYCGSMQTGYLFIPAEGEVLYLVRRSLVRAEEEASADVEALGSWKTLGERLRARCAGADAVGAALRIATELDVLPVQLHVRLQTALPGAVWEDGSLLVREQRMIKSPDEVTAIRTAARVVDAALEAVIPHIREGMAEFELMALIEHQLRLRGHQGLMRMRAYNSELITGMVAAGASAAVPTYFDGPAGGTGLHPSSPQSSGRAPIRRGEPILVDLGCSIDGYLIDQTRTLVIGDLDPELQRAYDVAEQVLRATEARLQPGTIAEHLYLLALDQVNEAGLSAHFMGYGADQVKFLGHGIGLEIDELPVLAKGFKYPLAPGMVIAIEPKFTFPGRGVVGIEDTYLITENGFEKLTLTRDGIIQTPE from the coding sequence ATGAATATTTTTGAGCAAAGACAGCGTTGGTTGCAGGGGGAGATGGTGAAGCGGGGCTGGTCCGGCTTCTTAGTTACCCAGAATGTTGATATTTATTACTACTGCGGTTCGATGCAGACGGGGTATTTGTTTATTCCGGCGGAGGGCGAGGTGCTCTACCTCGTGCGCCGCAGTCTGGTCCGCGCAGAGGAGGAAGCGTCAGCGGACGTGGAAGCGCTGGGGTCTTGGAAGACGCTGGGCGAGCGTCTTCGCGCGCGCTGCGCGGGTGCGGACGCAGTTGGGGCGGCGCTGCGGATTGCAACGGAGCTGGACGTGTTGCCCGTCCAGCTGCATGTAAGGCTCCAGACCGCGCTGCCCGGCGCGGTCTGGGAGGACGGCTCGCTGCTCGTGCGTGAGCAGCGAATGATCAAATCGCCGGACGAAGTCACGGCGATTCGGACGGCCGCGCGCGTCGTCGACGCGGCGCTGGAGGCGGTCATCCCTCACATTCGTGAGGGGATGGCGGAGTTCGAGCTGATGGCGCTCATTGAGCATCAGCTCCGGCTGCGCGGGCACCAAGGGCTGATGCGCATGCGCGCGTACAATTCCGAGTTGATCACCGGAATGGTCGCGGCAGGCGCGTCGGCAGCGGTGCCGACTTATTTTGACGGGCCGGCCGGGGGCACGGGGCTCCACCCGTCCAGCCCGCAAAGCTCGGGCCGCGCGCCGATTCGGCGCGGCGAACCGATACTCGTCGATCTCGGTTGCTCGATCGACGGCTATCTCATTGATCAGACGCGGACGCTCGTGATCGGCGATCTGGACCCTGAGCTGCAGCGAGCCTACGATGTGGCGGAGCAGGTGCTCCGCGCCACGGAGGCGAGGCTGCAGCCGGGTACGATTGCCGAGCATCTGTATCTGCTCGCGCTCGATCAAGTGAATGAAGCGGGGCTAAGCGCCCACTTCATGGGGTACGGCGCCGACCAAGTGAAATTCCTTGGTCACGGCATCGGGCTCGAAATCGACGAGCTGCCCGTTCTCGCCAAGGGCTTCAAATACCCGCTGGCGCCAGGCATGGTTATCGCGATCGAGCCCAAGTTCACCTTCCCTGGACGCGGCGTAGTCGGGATTGAAGATACTTATTTGATCACCGAAAACGGCTTTGAGAAGCTTACGCTGACCAGGGATGGTATTATCCAAACACCCGAGTAG
- a CDS encoding cache domain-containing sensor histidine kinase, giving the protein MIHFIPQTLKYKLFLTFLLVILLPILILNMTHVQKFETLMKEQVSSQNLEQMTTITSSLGNLLGVAEKTFTLIEQDSFVTAILKHPEVGITYPSIQQKVKIEEKFNAINNSVFIANSYVYYTVLDLEEHVYTSYGPSRILSYSGIAAIPRMQEAFQGKPQSKWQLEEGGLNSDFGIQPSLLTMYKALRDENNRIYAVVRMGVDYQSWLRSAIPSPVNEELYVLASSEGEIYARSSTSTTTVLPNPLNTVDWEPIGSQVENDHIVSYSKIPGLNWYLIKSIPTKYLFHKVNQLQQSYFLTTLLIAVLFIVMTFLISTTITRPLQLLQRKMSDVVKRNLKIQLPEESYKGEILTFVQAFNNMVRDVESLLNRLKEEERNKEAMRFQMLLSQMNPHFLLNTLNTVKWLAIEIGNKQIPEVCESLGKLLEAGMRLDVDLIHLEHEIELAQRYISIQQLRYDREFHVDITFDPELRFALVPKLSLQPLIENSIYHGFSKMDRSGRIEIRVHKEENELVIEVEDNGVGLEQANTSTAAGHGIALKNLEERLTLLFRKQGKISVESVQSGTLVRIRTLFLLSTPYVKGDGLHVDGSLGRG; this is encoded by the coding sequence TTGATACATTTTATACCGCAAACGTTAAAGTACAAGCTATTTCTAACATTTTTGCTTGTTATTTTGCTGCCGATTCTCATCTTAAACATGACGCATGTTCAAAAGTTCGAAACCTTGATGAAAGAACAAGTCAGCAGTCAAAACCTTGAACAGATGACAACGATTACTTCGTCATTAGGAAATTTGCTTGGCGTTGCCGAGAAAACGTTCACGCTCATTGAGCAGGACTCTTTCGTGACGGCAATTTTGAAGCATCCGGAAGTCGGTATCACGTACCCCTCTATCCAACAAAAAGTGAAGATTGAAGAGAAGTTTAACGCAATTAATAATAGCGTGTTTATCGCCAATTCCTATGTGTATTATACCGTTCTTGATTTGGAAGAGCATGTGTATACGTCCTATGGACCGAGTCGGATTTTGAGTTATTCCGGCATAGCGGCAATACCGAGGATGCAAGAAGCTTTTCAAGGCAAGCCGCAATCGAAGTGGCAGTTGGAGGAAGGCGGACTGAATTCCGATTTCGGCATTCAACCTTCCCTTTTGACGATGTACAAAGCTCTACGGGATGAGAATAATCGTATTTATGCGGTTGTACGGATGGGTGTGGACTATCAGAGTTGGCTCAGAAGCGCCATCCCAAGTCCGGTCAATGAGGAGCTATATGTATTAGCTTCTTCGGAGGGAGAAATCTACGCTCGCAGCAGTACGTCAACGACGACAGTGCTGCCGAATCCATTGAATACGGTTGACTGGGAGCCGATAGGTTCACAGGTTGAGAATGATCATATCGTTAGTTACTCCAAAATTCCAGGTTTGAATTGGTATTTGATTAAGAGCATTCCTACGAAATACTTGTTCCATAAAGTGAATCAGCTGCAGCAATCTTATTTTTTAACAACGCTCCTTATAGCAGTTTTGTTTATCGTGATGACCTTTTTAATCTCAACGACGATTACTAGACCACTGCAGCTTTTGCAGCGGAAGATGTCGGATGTGGTGAAGCGGAACCTCAAAATCCAACTTCCCGAAGAAAGCTATAAAGGTGAAATTTTGACGTTTGTTCAAGCTTTTAATAACATGGTGCGTGATGTAGAGAGTTTATTGAATCGTTTGAAAGAGGAAGAGCGAAACAAGGAAGCTATGCGTTTCCAAATGCTGCTTTCGCAGATGAATCCTCACTTTCTTTTAAACACATTAAATACGGTGAAATGGCTTGCCATTGAAATTGGAAATAAGCAAATACCAGAAGTTTGCGAGTCCTTGGGGAAATTGCTGGAAGCCGGTATGCGTCTGGACGTGGATTTAATTCATTTGGAACACGAAATTGAGCTTGCGCAGCGATATATTAGCATTCAACAGCTTCGCTATGACCGTGAGTTTCACGTGGATATTACGTTTGATCCTGAATTGCGCTTTGCGCTTGTTCCCAAGCTGAGCTTGCAGCCGCTGATTGAAAATAGCATTTATCACGGATTTAGCAAAATGGATCGATCAGGTCGAATCGAGATTCGAGTCCATAAAGAGGAAAATGAACTGGTGATTGAGGTTGAGGATAACGGCGTAGGCTTGGAACAGGCTAATACCTCTACAGCGGCAGGTCATGGGATTGCTTTGAAAAATCTGGAGGAACGTCTAACACTGCTATTCCGGAAGCAAGGGAAAATTAGTGTTGAGTCTGTGCAAAGCGGGACTTTGGTACGGATTCGCACGTTGTTCCTGTTATCTACACCTTATGTGAAGGGAGATGGCTTACATGTGGACGGTTCTCTTGGTCGAGGATGA
- a CDS encoding response regulator, with protein MWTVLLVEDEAFVRRSIRKGMPWEENGFQVIEECGNGEEALSIIRKVKPDLVICDIMMPVMNGVELLAQVRQEQLDTCFIMLTVMNDFAFIQQAMELGASGYVLKLYLSPEKMTEALTKVKGELERNSRLISKEINDYCEELYSGTNKGEELLANPAFIQEMFQPNWLILIAHGQHAFAKQDLRQLSLFEWEINPKVHIFTKLGFSTVFCMMPEETKIHIHNNELRSNYIVVISELAENEDVAALWESMLSRVTELWYANRSGIFFYQPKVLQDQAFSGLPWQLEKNLIQAFEQMNLGLLELSWQEIWAWTSEVQLSLLRVKEIALRLDRLFAELACVQAESPAIYTEAVSHLEAGRHFKQRIDMYMAHWKAAKYEVTDHIEINKVIAYMNGHFEDELSLSLLAGIATMDDKYLSVLFKKKTGKTVTEYLMDIRIKKACDLLLQTDQPVALIGAKVGFPNENYFARMFRREVGMPPSVFRQQHIK; from the coding sequence ATGTGGACGGTTCTCTTGGTCGAGGATGAAGCCTTTGTACGACGGAGTATTCGGAAAGGCATGCCATGGGAGGAAAATGGTTTTCAGGTCATTGAGGAATGCGGGAATGGCGAAGAAGCGCTATCCATTATACGGAAAGTGAAGCCGGATCTGGTCATTTGCGATATTATGATGCCGGTGATGAATGGAGTTGAACTGCTTGCGCAGGTACGTCAGGAGCAGTTGGATACCTGTTTCATCATGCTGACGGTTATGAATGATTTTGCGTTCATTCAGCAAGCGATGGAGCTTGGGGCATCAGGTTATGTGCTCAAACTTTATTTGAGTCCGGAGAAAATGACGGAAGCGCTGACGAAAGTCAAAGGTGAGCTGGAACGCAACTCACGTTTGATTTCCAAAGAAATCAACGATTATTGTGAGGAGCTATATAGCGGAACAAACAAGGGGGAAGAGCTGCTGGCTAACCCTGCATTTATACAGGAAATGTTTCAGCCAAATTGGCTTATTCTGATTGCTCATGGCCAGCATGCTTTTGCTAAGCAGGATCTGCGGCAGCTTTCTCTATTTGAATGGGAAATCAATCCCAAGGTGCATATCTTTACGAAGCTGGGTTTCTCGACCGTTTTTTGCATGATGCCAGAGGAAACGAAGATTCATATTCATAACAATGAGCTGCGCAGCAATTATATTGTGGTTATCTCTGAATTGGCGGAGAACGAGGATGTGGCAGCCCTTTGGGAAAGTATGTTATCCCGCGTCACAGAGCTTTGGTATGCCAATAGATCGGGTATTTTCTTTTATCAGCCAAAGGTACTTCAAGATCAGGCCTTCAGTGGTTTGCCATGGCAATTGGAAAAGAACTTAATTCAAGCTTTTGAGCAAATGAATCTAGGATTACTGGAGCTATCTTGGCAAGAAATCTGGGCTTGGACCAGTGAGGTGCAGTTGTCATTGCTTCGTGTAAAAGAGATTGCGTTGCGTTTGGACCGCTTGTTTGCCGAGCTTGCCTGTGTACAGGCCGAATCACCTGCCATCTACACAGAGGCTGTTTCCCACCTCGAGGCAGGTCGTCATTTTAAACAAAGAATAGATATGTATATGGCTCATTGGAAAGCCGCGAAGTATGAGGTTACGGATCATATTGAAATCAATAAGGTGATTGCCTATATGAATGGTCATTTCGAAGATGAGCTGTCGTTGTCCCTGCTTGCCGGAATTGCCACGATGGATGATAAATATTTAAGTGTTTTGTTTAAGAAAAAAACCGGGAAGACCGTGACGGAATATTTGATGGACATTCGTATTAAGAAGGCCTGTGACCTGCTGTTGCAGACGGATCAGCCTGTAGCGTTGATTGGGGCTAAGGTTGGCTTTCCCAACGAGAACTATTTTGCCCGTATGTTCCGGAGAGAGGTCGGCATGCCGCCAAGTGTTTTCAGGCAACAACATATCAAGTGA
- a CDS encoding ABC transporter substrate-binding protein, which translates to MMNMKKTTLSLLSAAVVLSITAGCGSSGDKTAVTKSPNATTEAKKAVTLTMWGGVPGESGPQAVVDNWNAKNPDIQVKYERFVNDDAGNLKLDTALTTNQGIDLYVNYTLSGLSKRVEAGTALDLSEFKDYNIDDKMGTDAKDWKVKDKYYGLPTKKNVSFVWLNKNALDEAGLAVPALDWTMDDLQQYAVKLKKGTRWGFTQHISAYPSFFDGANAGAGFTKADGTSNLDEPTVRKAYESVFNMMYTDKSMPLLGEQITSKMPTDTMFLKGETAMLGAGEFIFRNSNNMKDFPRDFKIAFATVPKVTKDQTNFKYPGGLGDVISINPNSKNKEQAWKFLKWYADGGMMPLASGGRIPSSKDANVEEAIKLLLGDNEKTYDVDSLKKVVFGKFPTFTATIPQQIVDARREEYEKYYLKAQSLDDTMKNTVKRHNDYLAKNKK; encoded by the coding sequence ATGATGAATATGAAGAAAACAACGTTAAGTCTTCTATCAGCGGCTGTCGTGTTGAGCATTACCGCAGGTTGTGGTTCATCCGGTGATAAAACGGCTGTGACGAAAAGTCCCAACGCTACGACAGAAGCGAAGAAAGCAGTGACGCTTACCATGTGGGGAGGCGTGCCTGGAGAATCTGGTCCGCAAGCGGTTGTTGATAACTGGAACGCAAAGAATCCTGATATTCAGGTGAAATATGAGCGTTTTGTCAATGATGACGCAGGGAACTTGAAGCTTGATACCGCTCTGACGACAAATCAAGGCATCGATTTATATGTGAACTACACGTTATCCGGTTTGTCCAAACGTGTTGAAGCGGGGACTGCGCTCGATCTTAGCGAGTTCAAGGATTATAACATTGACGATAAAATGGGCACAGACGCCAAAGACTGGAAAGTCAAGGATAAGTACTATGGCCTTCCGACCAAAAAGAATGTATCGTTCGTTTGGTTGAACAAGAATGCACTCGATGAAGCGGGATTAGCGGTACCTGCTCTGGATTGGACGATGGATGATCTGCAGCAATATGCCGTCAAGCTCAAAAAAGGCACACGGTGGGGCTTCACCCAGCATATCTCAGCATACCCGAGTTTCTTCGATGGCGCCAATGCGGGAGCAGGCTTCACGAAAGCTGACGGCACGTCCAATCTCGATGAACCGACGGTTCGCAAAGCCTATGAATCGGTGTTTAATATGATGTATACCGACAAATCGATGCCATTATTGGGTGAGCAAATTACGAGCAAGATGCCGACGGATACGATGTTCTTAAAAGGTGAAACCGCGATGTTGGGAGCGGGCGAATTTATTTTCCGCAATTCCAATAATATGAAGGATTTCCCTCGTGATTTCAAAATTGCGTTTGCCACAGTCCCTAAAGTAACGAAGGATCAGACTAATTTTAAATATCCAGGCGGCCTTGGGGATGTAATCTCCATTAATCCGAATTCGAAGAATAAAGAGCAAGCTTGGAAATTCTTGAAATGGTACGCAGATGGCGGAATGATGCCGCTGGCTTCCGGTGGACGTATTCCTTCTTCCAAGGATGCGAATGTGGAAGAAGCGATCAAATTGCTTCTCGGCGATAATGAAAAGACCTATGATGTGGATTCACTCAAGAAGGTTGTATTCGGTAAATTCCCTACGTTTACAGCAACGATTCCCCAACAGATTGTCGATGCGCGCAGAGAAGAATATGAGAAGTACTATCTCAAGGCGCAATCCTTGGATGATACCATGAAGAATACGGTCAAACGCCACAACGACTACTTGGCTAAAAATAAGAAATAA
- a CDS encoding carbohydrate ABC transporter permease, producing MNWAKKQQRLGYLFILPNMVGVILFFVIPALFSLGIMFTNYKYTSPDIAWIGLENFDRLFHDPVFYVSLKKTALFLASVPVSIGLAFLVALVLNRSVYVKSLLRAMFFMPYITSGVAVSFVWMLLFQPSQGPINGFLRSIGIEHPPGWMSTTTSSMYAIDIIWIWFLLGYNMIIYLAAIQEIPQEQLEAAKIDGASTWTTVWKIIFPLVSPSTFLLMITGLITSMKTFGMIEAVTQGGPGGSTTILSLFIYHNAFRYYEMGYASAISWVLFAIIFLITMIQWVGQKRWVHY from the coding sequence ATGAACTGGGCTAAAAAACAACAAAGATTAGGATACTTGTTCATTTTACCTAATATGGTGGGCGTCATTTTATTCTTCGTCATCCCTGCTTTATTTTCACTGGGGATCATGTTTACCAACTATAAATATACGTCGCCGGATATCGCATGGATCGGGCTTGAGAATTTTGATCGACTCTTTCATGACCCAGTCTTCTATGTTTCTTTGAAGAAAACGGCTCTGTTCTTGGCTTCCGTGCCGGTGTCTATCGGCCTGGCCTTTCTTGTCGCGCTTGTTTTGAATCGGAGCGTGTATGTCAAAAGCTTGCTGCGCGCGATGTTTTTCATGCCTTATATCACAAGCGGTGTTGCGGTTTCCTTCGTATGGATGCTGCTGTTTCAACCGTCCCAGGGACCTATTAATGGCTTTCTTCGTTCTATTGGCATCGAACACCCCCCAGGCTGGATGTCGACGACAACGTCCTCGATGTATGCAATCGACATCATTTGGATCTGGTTTTTGCTTGGTTATAATATGATTATTTATTTGGCGGCGATTCAAGAAATACCGCAGGAGCAGCTCGAAGCAGCCAAGATTGATGGCGCGAGCACATGGACGACGGTATGGAAAATTATTTTCCCGTTAGTGAGTCCATCTACCTTCTTATTAATGATTACGGGCTTGATTACGTCGATGAAAACGTTCGGTATGATTGAAGCCGTTACGCAGGGTGGACCTGGCGGCAGCACTACGATTTTGTCCCTCTTCATTTACCACAATGCGTTTCGTTACTACGAAATGGGGTATGCATCAGCAATCTCATGGGTTTTATTTGCAATCATTTTCTTGATTACGATGATCCAATGGGTTGGTCAGAAGCGCTGGGTTCATTATTAA
- a CDS encoding carbohydrate ABC transporter permease, giving the protein MEIKPTKIGSTVVMLILGLFMIMPFLWMISTSFKSPSEVFQYPIQWIPSKVTWEHHLKVWTGKDSFLIYYMNSLKIAVICTIGATFLSALAAYGFSRVEFKGRNALFMFYLSMMMVPPQVLFVPKFILFDKVGIYNTHWALILPGLFTIFGVFLMRQFFMAIPHEITESAFVDGAGHFRIFFRLMLPLAKPALATLAIIDFSWHWNDYENALVFLLDRDLYTVPLGMQNFILEFNIDYNGMMAATSAGIVPMLLVFLIGQKYIIQGITGSAVKG; this is encoded by the coding sequence ATGGAAATAAAACCGACAAAAATAGGAAGCACCGTTGTGATGCTCATCCTTGGGCTTTTCATGATTATGCCGTTCCTCTGGATGATTAGCACCTCGTTTAAATCTCCGAGTGAAGTGTTTCAGTATCCGATTCAATGGATACCGTCGAAAGTGACATGGGAGCATCATCTCAAAGTATGGACAGGCAAGGATAGCTTTCTGATTTATTACATGAATTCATTGAAAATCGCTGTGATATGTACGATTGGGGCTACGTTTCTTTCGGCTTTGGCCGCTTATGGCTTCTCGCGGGTCGAATTTAAGGGAAGAAATGCGCTCTTCATGTTCTATTTATCCATGATGATGGTTCCGCCGCAGGTCTTATTTGTTCCTAAATTTATTTTGTTTGATAAAGTCGGGATTTATAATACGCATTGGGCGTTGATTTTACCGGGCTTGTTTACGATATTCGGGGTGTTCCTCATGCGGCAGTTTTTCATGGCGATCCCTCACGAAATTACCGAATCGGCATTTGTGGATGGGGCTGGGCACTTCCGTATTTTCTTCCGTCTTATGCTACCGCTCGCTAAACCAGCGTTGGCTACCCTGGCGATCATCGATTTCTCCTGGCACTGGAATGACTATGAGAATGCGCTTGTGTTCCTGCTGGATCGCGATCTGTATACGGTTCCGCTAGGTATGCAGAATTTCATACTGGAGTTCAACATTGACTATAACGGGATGATGGCCGCGACTTCTGCTGGTATTGTTCCGATGCTGCTGGTGTTCCTGATCGGACAAAAATATATTATTCAAGGCATTACGGGCTCCGCGGTAAAAGGCTAA
- the clpP gene encoding ATP-dependent Clp endopeptidase proteolytic subunit ClpP → MSFIPMVVEQTARGERSYDIYSRLLKDRIVFLGTEVNDQVANAIVAQLLFLSAEDPEKDISLYINSPGGSTSAGLAIYDTMNFIKADVSTICVGMAASMGAVLLTAGAPGKRFALPNAEVMIHQPWGGTQGQASDIHIRSQHILKTRSILNRILSETTKQPIEKIELDTDRDYFLEAEDARVYGLIDKVIEKI, encoded by the coding sequence ATGAGTTTCATACCTATGGTCGTTGAACAAACTGCGCGCGGCGAGCGCTCTTACGATATTTATTCCAGACTCTTGAAAGACAGAATTGTCTTCTTAGGTACAGAGGTTAACGACCAAGTCGCCAATGCGATTGTTGCACAGCTCTTGTTCCTTTCTGCTGAAGATCCCGAGAAAGATATCTCGCTCTACATCAACTCCCCGGGTGGATCAACTTCGGCAGGATTGGCAATTTACGATACGATGAATTTCATAAAAGCAGATGTATCCACCATTTGTGTAGGGATGGCGGCATCTATGGGTGCTGTGCTTCTAACCGCTGGCGCGCCAGGCAAAAGATTCGCGCTTCCGAACGCGGAAGTCATGATTCACCAGCCATGGGGAGGTACGCAAGGGCAAGCGAGCGATATTCACATTCGCAGTCAGCACATTCTCAAAACACGCAGTATTCTGAATCGCATTCTCTCGGAGACAACCAAACAACCCATCGAGAAAATCGAGCTGGACACCGACCGTGATTACTTTTTGGAAGCTGAAGATGCGCGAGTGTATGGTTTGATTGATAAAGTAATCGAGAAAATATAA